In a single window of the Sander lucioperca isolate FBNREF2018 chromosome 19, SLUC_FBN_1.2, whole genome shotgun sequence genome:
- the fam110c gene encoding protein FAM110C, whose amino-acid sequence MEATSDTTKILEKGPEYLRKQMELESETKGRMSAVERLAASKPKYVKSQQVVNSTQEPVISLGSASVSSTGSSNRSLNHCGNLVIGSNSREATCGAQINSLPGQVRRSSSKNRRDSLLLYRQKCELLRGSENDRKHPITRKLLSSKNVLLPEATDKECEAEYNKDKITTPEGTAKECSSQSERRRNGVAEQHSTEYSDPGSKMTAGVVKKSAGLLTVPEFESRSGKGVSRSHSDISSRYSKNFADFDAFFKYCGLGSEVIESFGKDNFSVRSDEIAINIRSVSISTSDDGFSRNSGDSDGLMEDKLHEKIRQETSVIERNARIIKWLYSCRNAIETGKKLRDLD is encoded by the coding sequence ATGGAGGCAACCAGTGATACCACAAAGATCCTGGAGAAGGGTCCTGAATACCTTCGAAAGCAAATGGAACTGGAGAGTGAGACAAAAGGACGCATGAGTGCTGTGGAGAGGCTCGCTGCAAGCAaaccaaaatatgtcaaaaGCCAACAGGTGGTCAACTCAACTCAGGAGCCAGTGATCAGTCTTGGATCAGCCTCGGTGAGTAGCACTGGGTCTTCTAACCGGAGCTTGAACCATTGTGGGAATCTTGTCATAGGGAGTAACTCAAGAGAGGCTACATGTGGTGCACAAATCAACAGCTTACCAGGGCAGGTACGTCGGTCCAGCTCCAAAAATCGACGAGACTCGCTTCTGCTTTACAGACAGAAATGTGAGTTACTGAGAGGATCAGAAAATGACCGGAAACATCCTATAACACGCAAGTTGCTCAGctctaaaaatgttttattacctGAGGCAACAGATAAGGAGTGTGAAGCTGAGTACAACAAGGACAAAATCACCACACCTGAGGGAACAGCAAAGGAATGCAGCTCACaatcagagaggaggaggaatggaGTAGCAGAGCAACATAGCACAGAATACAGTGATCCTGGATCTAAGATGACAGCGGGTGTTGTGAAGAAATCTGCTGGGCTCCTAACGGTTCCTGAGTTTGAAAGCAGGTCTGGCAAAGGAGTAAGTCGTTCTCACTCCGACATCAGCTCCAGGTACTCCAAGAACTTTGCAGActttgatgcttttttcaaGTACTGTGGGCTGGGCAGTGAGGTTATTGAATCTTTTGGGAAGGACAACTTCTCGGTGCGCTCAGATGAAATTGCGATAAACATCCGGAGTGTCAGCATCTCTACATCAGACGACGGCTTCTCCAGGAACAGTGGTGACAGCGACGGACTAATGGAAGACAAGCTACATGAAAAGATACGTCAAGAGACGTCAGTTATTGAGCGCAATGCAAGGATTATCAAATGGCTGTACAGCTGCAGAAATGCTATAGAGACCGGAAAAAAGTTAAGAGACCTTGATTGA